One segment of Sander vitreus isolate 19-12246 chromosome 20, sanVit1, whole genome shotgun sequence DNA contains the following:
- the erich1 gene encoding uncharacterized protein erich1, which yields MAHRKEVFKSKVLQRLYPAAPKLEKEPCPPRIVDALSKKNYVKRKASQQDTAIGDAGTTQSAANQGRRMYTVLPPPADYKTDSEKSVTLSQLESINSAEDPAEERIHDSNEEVDQDKEEVEHKRKRRRRKRKLTLHQDSGKDGAAPVSEHNTVDEGGERINRNKKRKLKKKRHKEKLLSMGLMPQAAALEFTYQKDGGEGEEEEEDNEKRAAEVSDFLRTTMEIYMSDSSLHVDKLPLLSGTVNDLLSSITRRCHPTSVLKQLYSLKAFVQQQETDKLEKALEELHNTSPMSAEETTAVVSLFQYWITDILPMQGDGKTGLSTTHP from the exons ATGGCACATAGGAAAGAAG TATTTAAATCAAAAGTACTCCAGAGGCTTTACCCTGCAGCTCCCAAACTGGAGAAGGAACCCTGCCCACCACGCATTGTAGATGCCTTATCCAAAAAAAACTATGTGAAAAGAAAAGCCTCTCAACAGGACACTGCCATTG GAGATGCAGGGACAACACAGAGTGCAGCCAATCAGGGCAGGCGGATGTACACGGTCCTACCTCCTCCTGCAGACTACAAGACAGATTCAGAGAAATCTGTCACACTCTCCCAGTTAGAAAGCATAAATAGTGCTGAGGACCCGGCTG AGGAGCGCATCCATGATAGCAACGAAGAAGTAGACCAAGATAAAGAGGAAGTAGAgcataaaagaaaaaggaggagaaggaaaaggaaaCTAACCCTCCATCAAGACTCTGGGAAAGACGGAGCAGCACCGGTGAGTGAGCACAACACCGTGGATGAGGGAGGAGAGCGCATTAACAGGAACAAGAAGAGGAAGCTGAAGAAGAAACGGCACAAAGAGAAACTGCTCTCCATGGGTCTGATGCCCCAGGCCGCTGCCCTGGAGTTCACATACCAAAAggatgggggggagggggaggaggaggaggaggataatGAGAAGAGAGCTGCCGAGGTGTCAGACTTCCTCAGGACAACAATGGAAATCTATATGTCAGATT CCTCGTTGCATGTAGACAAGCTTCCCCTCCTGTCTGGGACAGTGAATGACCTTCTGAGCAGCATAACCCGCAGATGCCATCCCACCTCTGTCCTGAAGCAGCTGTACAGTCTCAAGGCCTTTGTTCAGCAGCAGGAGACAGACAAACTGGAAAAGGCACTGGAGGAGCTCCACAACACTTCTCCTATGTCTGCAG aGGAAACCACTGCGGTCGTTTCACTGTTCCAATACTGGATCACAGACATTCTTCCCATGCAGGGAGACGGGAAAACAGGGCTTTCTACGACGCACCCATGA